The following are encoded in a window of Hemitrygon akajei chromosome 24, sHemAka1.3, whole genome shotgun sequence genomic DNA:
- the LOC140716021 gene encoding uncharacterized protein, with translation METPASQAVLTGETLFSCSDCGKRFTQSSELNVHQRTHTGKKLFTCSDCGKGFSQSSNLLAHQSVHTGEWPFTCSSCGKGFTQSSKLQAHQRIHTGERPFTCLECGKGFTRSSDLLAHQRVHTGERPFTCSDCGKGFTRSSDLLAHQRVHTGERPFTCSDCGKGFTQSCNLQTHQRVHTGERPFICSVCGKGFTQSSKLLAHQRVHTGERPFTCSDCGKGFSRSSDLVAHQRVHTGERPFTCSDCGKGFNHSSNLQKHQRVHTGERPFTCSDCGKGFTRSSNLLAHQQSHTGERPFTCSVCGKGFTRSSNLQTHQSVHTGEKPFTCLNCGKGFTHSSKLRAHQRVHTGERPFHCSVCGKGFTRSSHLVAHYRVHIAKKV, from the coding sequence ATGGAAACACCAGCGAGTCAGGCAGTTCTCACTGGGGAGACACTGTTCagttgctcagactgtgggaagaggtttactcagtcatctgaactgaacgtacatcagcgaactcacaccgggaagaaactgttcacttgctcagactgtgggaaaggattcagtcagtcatccaacctactggcacaccagtcagttcacactggggagtggccgttcacctgctcaagttgtgggaagggattcactcagtcatccaaactacaAGCACACCAGAGAATTCACACAGGAGAGAGACCATTCACTTGcttagaatgtgggaagggattcactcgatcatctgacctactggcacaccagcgagttcacactggggagaggccgttcacctgctcagactgtgggaagggattcactcgatcatctgatctactggcacaccagcgagttcacactggggagagaccattcacatgctcagactgtgggaagggattcactcagtcatgcaacttacagacacaccagcgagttcacacgggggagagaccattcatctgctcagtttgtgggaagggattcactcagtcatccaaactactagcacaccagcgagttcacactggggagaggccattcacctgctcagactgtgggaagggattcagtcgatcATCTGACCTggtggcacaccagcgagttcacactggggagaggccattcacctgctcagactgtgggaagggattcaatcacTCATCAAATctacagaaacaccagcgagttcacactggggagagaccatttacttgctcagactgtggaaagggattcactcggtcatcaaaCTTGCTGGCACACCAACAatctcacactggggagaggccattcacctgctctgtatgtgggaagggattcactcggtcatctaacctacagacgcaccagtcagttcacactggggagaagccattcacctgcttaaattgtgggaagggatttactcactCATCCAAACTGCgagcacaccagcgtgttcacacaGGAGAGAGACCATTCCActgttctgtgtgtgggaagggattcactcggtcatcccaccttgTAGCTCA